From the Microtus ochrogaster isolate Prairie Vole_2 chromosome 8, MicOch1.0, whole genome shotgun sequence genome, the window CAGGGAGGTTTACCCCAGGAAATCTCCCTGCTTTCAGCGCTCTTCTGTGACTACTACAACCCAGAGGGTCAGTGTGAGTGGCACTACCAGCCGTGTGGGGCCCCCTGCATGCGCACCTGCCAGAACCCTAGTGGAGACTGCCTACAAGATCTTCGTGGCCTAGAAGGTAGTTGGAAGGCTGAACTGGGAGGGGCAGCGTCGGTTGGGTTCCTAGGATCTGGACTGGGATCTATCCTGGGATCCAAGGCCTGGGGTCTTCTGATGGGACCCTTGGTTGTGAGGAATTCTTCCTGATCCCATGAGGATCCTTTAGGGTTTCAAACTCAAACAGTAGTGCGGAGGAAGCTGGGCACTGAGGACAGACCTGGGCCCTGGTGTCAGAGGGCTGGGTGGAGGGGGGGGTATCTAAGACACAGGTCTCTTGGTCCACAGGCTGCTACCCCAAGTGCCCACCAACAGCCCCCATCTTTGATGAGGGCACGATGCAGTGTGTATCCAACTGTACAGACAACCCCTACTCACGTCTACCACACTGCCGCATCAATGGGAAGTCGTACCGAGCAGGTGCGAGGGTCCCTTCAGATAAGAATTGCCATTCCTGGTAAGTCCTTCAGTTAGAGTGGCCTAGAACCTGGAACGCCACAGGGAGCCCAAGCCAAACTTACAGCATCAGCTAGAAGCACCCTCCGCCTGAGGTTGCGCTAAGGGGAAAGTGACACCACCAGCCCTGTGGGGCCCCATGCCTTCAGAGATTCAGCTAGGAGGGAGAACACTCTTGTCTTGGGCTCAGCTGAGAGGACCGACATCCTGGACTTGCGGCTGAGCTGGGAGGAAGCATGCCTATGGCCTAAGGCTCATGCTAAAGGGAGGACATCCTTGACCTAAAATCCAGCTGTGTGTGAGAGTGATGGTGTTCTCAGCCAAGTGTCCTCCCAGGGACGAAGGGACGATGTCTGTGGAAGTCCACCTTGTTTCCATTGGTTATGGATGGGGGCGATGTTTGAGAGAGGGTGACCTTAGTGGAGCAGATCCTGAAAGGCTGAAGGTTAGGACCTGGTTGGACCGTAGCCTCCAGCTTGGGCGGTAACTGGGCTGCTTCATCACCGACACTAAGCCCCCAGGGTGCAGgcaggttcagttcccatgcATTCAGTCCCACTTCTTTCTGCCTTTAACAGCATTTGCACAAAGAGCGGTGTGAGCTGTAGCTACAATGTTTCGGGTGAGTACCTGCAGCCTTCTCTGAGCTGGAGACGGGCGGGAGAGGAGGGGGCGGGAGGGTCATCGCCAGTGTCTTGGCACCCTAACAGGATAAACATCTATTTCCCACAGCCTGTGTCTGTACCTACAGTGGACAGGACTTCCATCACGGGGAAGTCATCTACAACACGACAGATGGCATGGGAGGCTGTATCTCTGCACACTGCGGGGCTAACGGCACCATCGAAAGGATTACTGACAcctgcagccccaccactcccgTGCCCCCGACCACGTTCTCCTTCTCCACACCAGTTGGTAAGACAGAAATGACCCGTGGTGAAAATGCTAGGCTTCCTGGGggtgtctctctttctgttgaCTGGTACTGCTTCTCTTGCTGAATGTTAGGTAGTGGCTAGCTCGTGGTCTTGGTGGCAGGCCACGAAACTCAAGGAGGGGCCCAGGAGTTGAACATCAGGAACATAGGTAGCCTGCTTTTATCCCACGGCAGGAAGGGATCAGTCTCCTTGGCCCGTTCTGGCAGGCCCGGTGCCCATGGTACCACTTTCTGTAGCTACTGGACCCGATCCCAAGGGAATGAGGGCCTTAGCTTACAGGTTCTAACCACTGGTGGTCCCAGGCCAGTACTTTGGATGAACATGAGATTTTCCCCAGAATTTATAGCTGCCTGCTTGCCTTACACTGTGTGGATCGATAGATATCCCTCAGGTCTCACCCCCTTCCCTGCAGCCTAGTTTTGAAGGGTATAAATGTGTAGATTCTGCTCGGGGCATGGCCAAGACAGAAGATTCCGTTTAGATGAGATTAATTTGTTTGTAATATACTGTACTTCTGTCCACCCAGAGGTAGGTTCTGAGACAGGCTGAGGGATGTGGCTGTGGTGTTCGGTTTTCAAAGTTAGTGTAACCATGGCGATGAGACCCAAGGCTGCTGATGTATGAGTGAGGATGTGACCAGGGACTAGGTAGTCAGCCCCAACACCCTAATGCTGACTCCTGTTACCTTTGTCCACAGTCATGACCTCAGTGCCACCCTCCAGCACACATCCCAGCCCTACCCTGAGTGTCGTGTACACAGGGTCCCCAAGCAGGGCGGCACCAACAACCAGCAACATGCTGTCTGTCGAGACCCCTGCCACAGCCTCTACCTTGACCGCATCTACGACAGCCTCCACCTTAACCACGCCAGGCTGCGAGGAATGCTCCTGGTCTCCCTGGATGGATGCCAGCCGTCCTGGACGTGGCATTGATGGTGGTGACTTTGACACTCTGGAGAACCTCCGTGCCCATGGCTACCAGATCTGCCAAGTGCCCAGGGAAGTGGACTGCCGTGCTGAGGCTACCCCCGAGGTGCCGCTTCACGCCCTAGGGCAGCGTGTGGAGTGCAGTACAACGGCAGGGCTGACCTGTCACAACAGGGATCAGGTGTCGGGGCTCTGTGACAACTACCAGGTCAGAATTCTGTGCTGCACCCCCATCCGCTGTCCAGCCTCTGCTGGTCCTACCCAGACGACCCATTTGATAACCTCCAGGACAACGACAATGGGGACCACAACCTCCTCAGCCCCTGTCACCTCCCCTGACCACACAGAGAGCACGGTGATGTCAGGTGCCTCTCCCCATGCACCAggtcctttcccctctccctcacaTCCTTCTCCATCAGCTCCAAGGCTCTCCACCCCTGGTCCAGTTAGTTCTACTACAACTAAGACAACTCTGTCCACTACTAGCCCAACGCCAGAACCAACTTCAGCCACATCATCTGTGTCCGTATCAACTTCAGGGTCCACCAGGCCTTCTCTGGAGACTACCCATGAATGCAAACAGGAGCACTGCAGTTGGACTGATTGGATAGATAGCAGCTACCCTGGGCCTGGCAGAAACAGTGGAGATTTTGACAGCTTCCTAAACCTGAGAGCCAGAGGCTACAAGTTCTGTGAGAATCCACAAAATGTTGAGTGCAGGGCTCAGTTCTTTCCCAACACACCCCTGGAGGAGCTGGGCCAGGATGTAACCTGCAACCGAGAGGAAGGCTTGATCTGTCTGAACAAGAACCAGCTGCCACCTATTTGTTATAACTACGAGATCCGGATACAGTGTTGCACAGTGGTGGACGTGTGCTCCACCGCTTCGGCTGCCACTCATCCTACCCCACATGAAGTAAGCACGAAAACCAAGACCAAAGGAACCACAAGCTTGcattcctcctccaccaccaacACCAGTACTCACACAGCAATGGCACACACAAAGACCTTGGCCACAGAGANNNNNNNNNNNNNNNNNNNNNNNNNNNNNNNNNNNNNNNNNNNNNNNNNNNNNNNNNNNNNNNNNNNNNNNNNNNNNNNNNNNNNNNNNNNNNNNNNNNNNNNNNNNNNNNNNNNNNNNNNNNNNNNNNNNNNNNNNNNNNNNNNNNNNNNNNNNNNNNNNNNNNNNNNNNNNNNNNNNNNNNNNNNNNNNNNNNNNNNNNNNNNNNNNNNNNNNNNNNNNNNNNNNNNNNNNNNNNNNNNNNNNNNNNNNNNNNNNNNNNNNNNNNNNNNNNNNNNNNNNNNNNNNNNNNNNNNNNNNNNNNNNNNNNNNNNNNNNNNNNNNNNNNNNNNNNNNNNNNNNNNNNNNNNNNNNNNNNNNNNNNNNNNNNNNNNNNNNNNNNNNNNNNNNNNNNNNNNNNNNNNNNNNNNNNNNNNNNNNNNNNNNNNNNNNNNNNNNNNNNNNNNNNNNNNNNNNNNNNNNNNNNNNNNNNNNNNNNNNNNNNNNNNNNNNNNNNNNNNNNNNNNNNNNNNNNNNNNNNNNNNNNNNNNNNNNNNNNNNNNNNNNNNNNNTCTGGGCAGACAGCCAGCACCACCTCCATACCTAAACTCAAACCAAGTTCTGAGCCTTCGGCCAGTACTACCTTCAAACCCCAAACAAGCTCAACACTTATAGGACATTCCAGAACAACCTCTGGACAGCCAGCCAGCACCATGTCCACCAAGGACAACAGCGCCACCTCAGAGCAGACAGTAAGCACCATCTCCACACCCCAAACAAGCTCACCCTCTACAGCAAAACTGAGCTCTACCCTCAAAACTCAGACCAGTTCAACCTCTACAGAAAATACCAGTACCACCTCTAGGCAGCCAGCCAGAACCACCTCCACATCTCAAACCAGTGCAGTCTCTGGGCAAACAGTCAGCACAGTGTCCACCGGGGACACTAGCACCATCTCTGAGCAGACAGCCAGGACCACCTCCACACCCCAAACAAACACACCCTTCATAGAAAAATCCAGCACCACCTCTGGGCAGACCATTTCCACCAGAGACACCAAAACCACCTCTGTGCAGACAGCCAGCACCACCTCTACACCCCAAACAAGCTCACCNNNNNNNNNNNNNNNNNNNNNNNNNNNNNNNNNNNNNNNNNNNNNNNNNNNNNNNNNNNNNNNNNNNNNNNNNNNNNNNNNNNNNNNNNNNNNNNNNNNNNNNNNNNNNNNNNNNNNNNNNNNNNNNNNNNNNNNNNNNNNNNNNNNNNNNNNNNNNNNNNNNNNNNNNNNNNNNNNNNNNNNNNNNNNNNNNNNNNNNNNNNNNNNNNNNNNNNNNNNNNNNNNNNNNNNNNNNNNNNNNNNNNNNNNNNNNNNNNNNNNNNNNNNNNNNNNNNNNNNNNNNNNNNNNNNNNNNNNNNNNNNNNNNNNNNNNNNNNNNNNNNNNNNNNNNNNNNNNNNNNNNNNNNNNNNNNNNNNNNNNNNNNNNNNNNNNNNNNNNNNNNNNNNNNNNNNNNNNNNNNNNNNNNNNNNNNNNNNNNNNNNNNNNNNNNNNNNNNNNNNNNNNNNNNNNNNNNNNNNNNNNNNNNNNNNNNNNNNNNNNNNNNNNNNNNNNNNNNNNNNNNNNNNNNNNNNNNNNNNNNNNNNNNNNNNNNNNNNNNNNNNNNNNNNNNNNNNNNNNNNNNNNNNNNNNNNNNNNNNNNNNNNNNNNNNNNNNNNNNNNNNNNNNNNNNNNNNNNNNNNNNNNNNNNNNNNNNNNNNNNNNNNNNNNNNNNNNNNNNNNNNNNNNNNNNNNNNNNNNNNNNNNNNNNNNNNNNNNNNNNNNNNNNNNNNNNNNNNNNNNNNNNNNNNNNNNNNNNNNNNNNNNNNNNNNNNNNNNNNNNNNNNNNNNNNNNNNNNNNNNNNNNNNNNNNNNGTGTGCAGGAACCGGGACCAGCAGGACATCTCCGGGATGTGCCTCAACTATGAGGTGCGAGTCCTGTGCTGCCGCGTGCCTGAAGGCTGCCCTGATACCTACTGGACTCCCTCTGTGACCACACCCCTCAAGCCCTCATTTCCATTTGTGTCACCCTCATCTGTGTCCCCATTATCATCATCGAGCCCTGCAGTACATTTTACCACTCCTTGTGTGTGCAACGTGTCAGGCCAACTATATCCTATCGGTAAGTGGGGTGTCTTTACGCAGCTTCCTAAGGTACTCTGTTCCTTGATTTCCTCTGTGAAAGTTCTTGGATTTGGCAGATCGTGCCACAATCGACTTCAaacatttcttgtctttttcttttttcattgagTGGAAGCCTTTAGTTTGGCAACCACTCTTTGGGGAGCAGACTTTTCTCCCAGCACCTCCACAAACCCTTCACTTCTCTTGATCTTGCAGGATCCATGATCTACAATAAGACAGATCTGGACGGGCATTGTTACTATGCCTATTGCAACCTGACCTGCCAGGTGGACAGAGGGGTTAGTAAGGACTGCCCTTCCACCATGCCAACCCCTGCAACAGCTCTGTCCACCTCCACATCTCCCATCGTCCCTGTCACCGAGAGGGATCGGTGCAATGTGTTCCCTCCCAGAATGGTAAGTCTATCTGCTATCCTTCCCGGAGACTCAGGGCCACTGTGAAGACCTCGGTGCATTTGCAATTATACCTCAAGCTTAAGTTCCCATGAAGATCAGCAACCCCCAGCTGATACAGGATGAGTTTCGGGCTGAGTCTTTTTAGCTTTGCATGTCTGGTTCTACCAGTGTGGTATTGATAGTTGGGTAGTTGGGTGTTGGGCCTGAAGGTTAAAACTCCCCCCAATGAGAGTGAAGGTATCAAAGGTGATGGTACACCCCATGGATGTAGTGACACATGGAAAGGGGTGAACCTCAGGGGTGGGGCGTTTCCACATTGTGGTCCCTCGTAGCCAGTTCCATACTTTGGCAGGGATGAGGCTAAGACAGGGGCTGGAATGGGAGTATAGAACCTTGAGGTGATTCCCTGGCCCAGGGATCAGACCCACAGCTGGCTTTGTTTCTGCAGAAAGGGGAGAACTGGCCCATGCCTAACTGCTCCCAAGCCACCTGTGAGGGCAACAATGTCGTCTCCCTAAGTCCACGCCAGTGCCCAGAGATGAAGGCACCATCTTGTGCCAACGGCTACCCACCCCTGAAGGTGGATGACCAGGACGGTTGCTGCCAGCACTACCAGTGCCAGTGTGAGTGGGGACATGGTTCAAAAGGGGGGACGtatgacagaggaggagagaatgaggacTCCAGGAAAGACTTTCCGTTATCAAGTCGGGGATGGGGATGCCAagtggagagaactgagtcccagAGCCGTAGAGCCCAGTGGGAGAAGAGGCGGGTTCTCTGTGTCTCAGAATCCTAGCAGCTTATGAAGGACCGGCCAGGCAGTATCTGAAGGGACCATCCATATGTGTCACGAGGGTACAAAGGTCTCAAGAGTTCCTGATTAggaggctgtgggggaggggctggagcagTTGGATGAGAGCCAGCTATAAGGCAAGCTCCCTGGCGCCCACAGGTGTTTGCAGCGGTTGGGGAGATCCCCACTACATCACATTTGATGGCACCTACTACAGTTTTCTGGATAACTGCACATACGTGTTGGTGCAGCAGATCGTGCCTGTGTTTGGACCCTTCCGTGTGCTCATTGACAACTACTTCTGTGACCTGGGTGACAGTGTTTCCTGTCCGCAGTCCATCATCGTGGAGTACCACCAGGACCGCGTGGTGCTGACCCGCAGGCCAGTTGACGGGATCATGACCAACCAggtgggcatgtctgtgtgtgtgggtgtgagtgcgcatgtgtgtgtgtgtgcggggttGTGGCAGGCTTGGTCTGGATCGTGGATCTATCTAAACATCCTTCTGCTGTCTGTATCCAGATCATCTTCAACAACAAGGTAGTGAGTCCAGGCTTCCAGCAGAATGGCATTGTCGTCTCCCGTGTGGGTGTTAAGATGTACGTTACCATTCAGGAGATTGGTGTCCAGGTCATGTTCTCAGGCCTCATCTTCTCTGTTGAGGTGCCCTTCAACCTGTTCGCCAACAACACAGAGGGCCAGTGCGGTAAGCTCCACACTCGATGTTGTTTGGGTATTAGGAGCAGCCTCCCCATGGGCCTAGGGGTTTCtggctgtgcacacatgtggttcacatCTACTTGTTCCATGGTGGCTTTCTCTGTACACTGGGCACAGCTCTGCTGCTCAGCTGGCTGACCCTCATCTCGCCCGCCAGGCACTTGCACCAATGACAAGAAGGACGAGTGCCGCCTGCCTGGAGGGGCAGTAGCCTCTTCTTGTTCTGAGATGGCCGGCCACTGGAAGGTGCCCGACCAGCCTGCCTGCCAAGGGCCTCCTCCAACACCAGCTTCAGTGGTACCCAGTCCTTCACCGACCCCGTGTCCGTCATCACCACTCTGTCAGCTCATCCTAAGCAAGTAAGATTTTAGAAAGTGTGATAGCCTTGCTGGCCCCATCTGCCAAAAGGTGTGGGGTCCTCAAAAGGCTCCTAAGAATAATGAGACCAGCCTTGTAGCCTTGTTCTAGGGTCTGGGCACTGTCTCTAGGGATCTTGCTGGAATGCGGTGGCCAGGTAGACTCGTCTCTGGAGTCCTGCGTCAGTTCCTCTCGTTGCTATGAGCGCAGTCACTGCCTGCACCTGGGCGGCACACAGTGTTGCAGAATAAGGGAGCTGAGGGGAGAGAGATTTGCAGCGACCAGTGCTCTGGCTGACACCTTTCCTGGCACACACCCAGAGGCGGGATGACAGGGTCATAGGTGCGAAGTCTCTTAGAACCTCACCTCCAAGGGGGTATCACGGATGTGGAAGCCCCCACTGCGAGTGGTGAACCCAGCAGAATGGATGCACACACCGTCTCGTGTGTCTTTGCCCACAGCATCTTTCAGTCCTGCCACCCTGTCATCCCTCCCCTGCCGTTCTACGAAGGCTGCTTGTTTGACGCCTGCCACGGCGTGGACTGGGAGGTGTTGTGCTCAAGCCTGGAGCTCTACGCGACACTCTGTGCCGCCAAAGGCCAGTGCATCCCCTGGAGAAGCCACACCAACAACACCTGTTGTGAGTGTCTAGCCTGGGCCACCTTCCTGTCCTCTTTTGTGAGAACTTAGAGGTGCTAGGCAGACAGTCTGGGAAAGGATGAGGACTTGGAGCCTCAAATCTAGTCTTCCCTAGAGGGAAAAGCTCCAGGCTGTGGGTTTGTTTTCAGGAAAGGGGGATTATCTGAATCGAGGTGTCTGTGGATTTAGGGCCTGGGGTGCCAGCTGTCTTGGACAAGCATATggacctgggggtggggtggagggcaggTTGTAGATAGATACTGAAGGCTTCTGAGTGGGTATCAGCGCTCAGCAGCAGCTGGGGCTTGGAGGGTCCCAGAAGTGAGGCCTTGAAATGGCTTCTCAGGGGTGGCTCTCTCTCCACACAGCATTCACCTGTTCTGATAACAAAGTATACAAGCCGTGTGGCCCAACCAACCCTCACTACTGCTATAGGAACGACGACATCAGCACAAGCTTGTAAGTGTCCACAATCTGCTCCCAGGGCTGACAACCCTTGCGTATCTGGCTCTGGCACTTGGCTTTCCTAGGCTGGATTCTTTCTTATTTGGGGGTGAAGGGCCTATCAATTCTGTTTCTTACAGGATCCTTCAAGAAGCTGGCTCCTTCTCAGAGGGCTGCTTCTGTCCGGATAACACAACACTTCTCAGCACTAATGATTCAGTCTGCGTGCCTTCCTGCCAATGTATGTCCCCacaggcatgggggtggggtttggggggggggaagatatGGCTTGACCCCCGTCCCCACTATAGTACTCAGCATGGGTCCCGGTTTTGCCCCATCCCTGTGGCCACCCAGAGTGACAGGACCTCTCTCTACAGGGTGTCTGGGGCCTCATGGAGAATCTGTGGAGGTAAATATGGATGATGGTGGTTTATGGCAGGGGCGCAGAGCCTGAGGCAGTAGGTCCTGGAAACAAGGGCAGTGCGGGCTGGGGTGGGGCTTTCTCAGTGTGCCAAAGGCCAGataaaggcagggagagagctgGTGTCCGAACACGATCTGGGAAGATCTTCTCTGGGGCTGCCCTGCCTGTGTTCTGGAGCTGCTGGGTGACCCATGAGGACTGGTCAGCCCTGTTCTTCCCCAGGCCTCCTCCTATCCTGAAGAGATGTTAGGATGGAGGGGAAGGGCTGCTCACCAAACAAAGcccttctcccatctctgctctggcctctgtgccTGGCCTTCAGTGTCTCAGACctggagcccctcccccaggcttgCAGCACAGCCCTCTTGGCACATGCGGGGCCTGACTCTGAGGCTTGGCTGTAGCTGCCCTTGGGCTGACTGGCTCCCTCAGAGGTCAAGTTCATGTATCATTCCTCCACAGCCCGGCCACAGCATCAGCATCGATTGCCAGGACTGTGTCTGCAAGGGCGGCACGCTGACCTGCCAAAGGAAGTCCTGTCCCCAGACCACCTGTCCAGAGCCTGGCTTTGTGCCAGTGCCCAAAGCCCTGCAGGCTGGCCAGTGTTGTTCCCAGTTCAGCTGTGGTAAGCCTTTGCTTCTGTCCCCGTACCCATAGGTAGGACAATCTCCTGAGGAGCCATAGGTCAGCAGCCAGCTCTGTGTACACAGTCCCAGGAGGAAGGGAATAGAAACCTCGCTTCCCAGGGTTTACACACTGCTTGAGCATAGGAACCCTGCTGTGTCCTGTCTGGTAACGCCCCAGCAGGTGTCCTTTAGGTGTATGTAGAGGACACTCCTCTGCCCAGCCTGACCAGAGCCTGTTCCTGGGGTCCTGGGGACCGTCATGACATCCTGTGGTGGGGTAGACCCTCGGAGCAGAAAAGAAGCAGGGCAAGCCCAGCCCCTGACAGCTTTCTCTACCCacagtctgcaactccagctACTGCCCTCCTCCTCTGCACTGCCCGGAGAATTCTAGCCTGCTGGTCGTCTACGAGGAAGGAGCTTGCTGCCCACGACAAAACTGCAGCAGTGAGTGTCCCTGACCCTTCCACCAAGCCACACCTATACCTGGAATTTCCCCAGGAGGACCAGCAGATGAAGCCACTGATGGTGGGAGATGGGTTGTTGCTTGGGGTGGAGCCCTTGGTGGGAAGGAAGCCCGAGTTGCTCCAGCATCTAACAGCAGAACATATCGATGTAAGTAAGAGTCAGGCTGTGTCCTCGCAAGGCCCCAGCTACAGCCAGTATGTCTTTTGGACAGGTCAGAAGGGCTGTGAAGTCAACGGGACTCTATATCAGGTAGGAATCAGTGGTGCTCAGGCCTATAGCCTGCAGGGACTGAGTTTCCCATTTGGGGCTCTCCACCAGCCCTTTGGAGCGCAGCTGGGGGTCTGAGAAGCTGAGGAGCTCTTGAGCCACTCTTGTCCCTGGCACAGAGCTCCTGCCCAGACCAATGACACAAACTTCTGTGGATGTAGTTCAGAGCAGCGCAGTTAAGGTTGGCCCCAGGATCCTTGCAGCCTGGTGTCTGGATCCATCAGGATTCCTATCAGTTCTCTGCTCCCTGGTGTCATGCGGGGGACGCCAGCACCTCGTTTCCCCCAGCTGTCCTTTCCCCACACCAATTCCCCAAGTATGTAGTATCTTGGGTCCCCTGACATAGAGACAGGGCAGTTATAGGCTCTGCCCTGTGACAGCACATGATTTATGGTCTCTTCACGAAGAGGTAAGGATCATTTCCTAGAGAATGGGTCAGCTTGGTGGGCAGCCAGAGCAACTGGCCAGTCAGTACAGGGCAGATCTCTTCTCAGCTTGAGCTCACTAATGCCCAGCCCTGACTCTTCCCAGCCCGGTGCTGTGATCTCCTCCAGTCTATGTGAAACATGTGTGTGTCAGGCGCCCAGCAATCCCCATTCAGATGTCTTTGTGGTCAACTGTAAGAATGAGTTCTGCAATACCCAATGTCCTAAGGTGAGCACTGGCCCCATCCCTGCTCTCATCACCCGGTGCCAAGGGCCTGAACCTAGGCAGCATACTATTCTTCCTGCAGGGCTCCGAGTACCAGCCCGAGCCAGGACAGTGTTGTGGGCGGTGTGTGCTGAAGGCCTGCTCCTTTAAACACAGCAACAGCTCTGTCTCCTATTACCTTGTGAGTACCTGGGACTAAGATAGGTGACCTCAGAGAGGGGAATAGGTGACAGGAACAACAGACCACAGGCTCTGCAGAGGCTCCACACAGGCTGGGGCAAAGTCACCACGCTCTCCAAGGAACTACGCACAGTCCCAGGGCCAGGTATAGAGAGCGTGAAACAGATAGCATTTGGACCGAGCAAACAGGTCCTGAGGGCACTGGACCCTGAGTGGCCTTAATCCTGGGGGCTCAGGGATAATGTGATAGGATCCTGGGGACTCCAGGCTGACTAGGCAGGGTCCTGgaaccttggggggggggagcacttgAGAAGCCATCTCTGGCGGATATAGGCCTGGTCTCTCCCTGGAAGATAGTAGgcagtggggagacagaggctgggcaCTCACTATGCAGACTGGGCCTCCTTTCAGCCTGGTGAGTCCtggccagaacctgggaacaactgTGTGACTCATAAGTGTGAGAATTTCCAAGATACACTCACGGTTGTGACAATGAAGATGGAGTGCCCCAAGATCAACTGTCCACTGGTAAGTTTGGGGTTTCCCACTGCAGCCAAGGCGGCAGCTGACCTGGGACGAGGAGAAGCTGGTGCTGCATGGACGTGAGGCTTGTCCCCTCCTGTAGAGGGGGTTCCCGCTCTTGTTTGCATTTGGCCTCATGTCTCGTTCCTCCATTTCTGGATGCCTCATTGCCCCTGCCATTCACAATGGCCCATTGTTGGCACAGGGCCAGGCTCAGCTGAGAGAAGACGGTTGCTGCTATGACTGTCCCAACACCCAGCAGAGTAAGTGGGGGATCTGACAAGGAAGGAGTTGATCCCAGCCTGGGCCACCCAGGAAATGACTGAGCAGACACTGACCCTCTCTCTGCCTTACTTCCTGTCCTTCCAGAATGCGCGGTACACCAAAGACAGCAGATCATCCGTCAGCAAAACTGCAGCTCCGAGGGGCCAGTGAGCCTCTCCTACTGCCTGGGCAACTGCGGGGACAGCACCTCCATGTACGAACCCCAGGGAGCCTCAGGGGGCAGGTTCAGAGAAGCAATTggtggtggggtggagtggggtggggtgtctGGTGCATCGAGGTCCAGAAGCAGGGCAGGGAGGGACAGAaccaggaaagggagaaaaagggcaCTGGAGGAGACTGTCATGATAACTTGAGCATCCCAAGGTGGCGTCAGCAGGGCTTGGGCTATACTGACTACTTTTGAAGCAGGATTTCTGTTTGCTGAAATATCTCGGACCTACGAAAGCCCCGGTCCCCACAGCAATGACCTGCTGTGCATCTGGCTGCAGACATAGGACACCTGGTTGCCAAGGGCAGCTGTGGCAGAAACTTTTGCCCCTCAGGGAACTGGCAAATGAGAGTGATAGGGTTTTGAACACAGGGTGACAAAGACCTCGGGAGCTCGGCACTGTGCCCGCTGGTTGCGTTGCAGAGCCTGTGGAAGGCGCACACAGCGGCCGGCAGGGCTGGGCGCTGAGCAGATCTACCCACAGGTACTCCCTGGAGGCCAACACCGTGGAGCACAAGTGTgagtgctgccaggagctgcaGATCTCGCAGAGGACTGTGACTCTGCACTGTGATGATGGCTCCAGCCGCACCTTCAGCTACACCCAGGTTGAGAAGTGCGGCTGCCTGGG encodes:
- the Muc5ac gene encoding mucin-5AC — translated: MGVSRRKLVPFWVLALALTCSQHTGQAHQDTLKSAQEPPSDFSLLQGHDAVPLHGVTIIPPLKTVSVVQALNPAHTGRVCSTWGNFHYKTFDGQVFRFPGLCNYVFSAHCGDAYEDFNVQLRRAQESNSTTLSRVIMKLDGLVVELTMSSVLVNNHPAQLPFSQSGVLIELSSGYLKVVARLGLVFVWNDDDSLLLELDTKYTNKTCGLCGDFNGSPESSEFLSHNVRLTPLEFGNLQKMDGPTEQCQDPLPVPQKNCSTKSGICEEILKSQLFSDCSALVDISSYLEACRQDLCLCESPDLSSCICQTVAEYSRQCAHAGGKPQDWRGPNLCSQTCPFNMQHQECGSPCVDTCSNPQRSQVCEDHCIAGCFCPKGMVLDDINQTGCVPMSQCACLYNGTSYAPGTNYSTDCTNTCSGGRWSCQEIPCPGTCSVLGGSHFSTFDERQYTVHGDCSYVLSKPCDSNIFTVLAELRKCGLTDSETCLKSVTLSLGGGQTVVMVKATGEVFVNQIYTQLPVSTANVTLFRPSTFFIIVQTHVGLQLEIQLVPLMQVFVRLAPELRGLTCGLCGNFNSIQADDFQTISGVVEGTAAAFFNTFKTQAACPNVKNIFEDPCSLSVENEKYAQHWCSQLTDASGPFSKCHSTVNPSTYYSNCMFDTCNCEKSEDCMCAALSSYVHACAAKGVLLGGWRDGVCTKPTTTCPKSMTYQYHISTCQPTCRALNEEDVTCRVNFSPVDGCACPAGTFLDGSGECVQASSCPCYHRGSTVPNGEAVHESGAVCTCTQGTLTCIGGPAPTPVCVAPMVYSDCRNATSGDTGAGCQKSCHTLDMTCYSSECVPGCVCPDGLVADGNGGCVVAEDCPCVHNEATYRPGETIQVGCNNCTCENRMWRCTDKPCLATCAVYGDGHYITFDGQRYSFSGNCEYTLLQDHCDGNGSFQDAFRVVTENIPCGTTGTTCSKDIKIFLGNYELKLTDGKVEVVQKGVGQEPPYYVHQMGIYLVVETDAGLVLQWDRKTSIFLRLSPEFKGKVCGLCGNFDDNAINDFTTRSQSVVGDMLEFGNSWKFSPTCPDALVSKDPCTANPYRKSWAQKQCSIINSVTFATCHAHVEPAKYYEACVSDACACDSGGDCECFCTAVAAYAQACHEVGVCVSWRTPDICPLFCDYYNPEGQCEWHYQPCGAPCMRTCQNPSGDCLQDLRGLEGCYPKCPPTAPIFDEGTMQCVSNCTDNPYSRLPHCRINGKSYRAGARVPSDKNCHSCICTKSGVSCSYNVSACVCTYSGQDFHHGEVIYNTTDGMGGCISAHCGANGTIERITDTCSPTTPVPPTTFSFSTPVVMTSVPPSSTHPSPTLSVVYTGSPSRAAPTTSNMLSVETPATASTLTASTTASTLTTPGCEECSWSPWMDASRPGRGIDGGDFDTLENLRAHGYQICQVPREVDCRAEATPEVPLHALGQRVECSTTAGLTCHNRDQVSGLCDNYQVRILCCTPIRCPASAGPTQTTHLITSRTTTMGTTTSSAPVTSPDHTESTVMSGASPHAPGPFPSPSHPSPSAPRLSTPGPVSSTTTKTTLSTTSPTPEPTSATSSVSVSTSGSTRPSLETTHECKQEHCSWTDWIDSSYPGPGRNSGDFDSFLNLRARGYKFCENPQNVECRAQFFPNTPLEELGQDVTCNREEGLICLNKNQLPPICYNYEIRIQCCTVVDVCSTASAATHPTPHEVSTKTKTKGTTSLHSSSTTNTSTHTAMRNRDQQDISGMCLNYEVRVLCCRVPEGCPDTYWTPSVTTPLKPSFPFVSPSSVSPLSSSSPAVHFTTPCVCNVSGQLYPIGSMIYNKTDLDGHCYYAYCNLTCQVDRGVSKDCPSTMPTPATALSTSTSPIVPVTERDRCNVFPPRMKGENWPMPNCSQATCEGNNVVSLSPRQCPEMKAPSCANGYPPLKVDDQDGCCQHYQCQCVCSGWGDPHYITFDGTYYSFLDNCTYVLVQQIVPVFGPFRVLIDNYFCDLGDSVSCPQSIIVEYHQDRVVLTRRPVDGIMTNQIIFNNKVVSPGFQQNGIVVSRVGVKMYVTIQEIGVQVMFSGLIFSVEVPFNLFANNTEGQCGTCTNDKKDECRLPGGAVASSCSEMAGHWKVPDQPACQGPPPTPASVVPSPSPTPCPSSPLCQLILSNIFQSCHPVIPPLPFYEGCLFDACHGVDWEVLCSSLELYATLCAAKGQCIPWRSHTNNTCSFTCSDNKVYKPCGPTNPHYCYRNDDISTSLILQEAGSFSEGCFCPDNTTLLSTNDSVCVPSCQWCLGPHGESVEPGHSISIDCQDCVCKGGTLTCQRKSCPQTTCPEPGFVPVPKALQAGQCCSQFSCVCNSSYCPPPLHCPENSSLLVVYEEGACCPRQNCSSQKGCEVNGTLYQPGAVISSSLCETCVCQAPSNPHSDVFVVNCKNEFCNTQCPKGSEYQPEPGQCCGRCVLKACSFKHSNSSVSYYLPGESWPEPGNNCVTHKCENFQDTLTVVTMKMECPKINCPLGQAQLREDGCCYDCPNTQQKCAVHQRQQIIRQQNCSSEGPVSLSYCLGNCGDSTSMYSLEANTVEHKCECCQELQISQRTVTLHCDDGSSRTFSYTQVEKCGCLGQRCHAPGDTSYPASSESEFKSQESKGHGQQ